The DNA region GCTATCTCTATATGTTTAAGAAGAATTGGTTCTAAATTTCTTCTTGTTAATACACCGGTTAATGGGTCAGTAGAATATTCTTTTACTACAACGATTGTGTTTAGATACATAAGTTCATTTAAAAGCCAAAATGAAATTGCTTCCATATCTTTTAAAGAAAAGAAGGCTTTTTGATAATCTTTTTGTGTTATATAATTGTAAATCAAAAATGCCATATCATGAAATTGTATATGATATTGTAATAAAACATCTATTATTCTCTTTTCTTCTACCAAACTTTTTGCTTCAAAATTTATCCATTCTGAAAGGCTACATTCAAAATGTTCTATTAGCTCAAAATTATTTTCTCCTCTTAATTTTCTTAAAAATCTAATAAAATAATCAAGATGTTGTATATAGGTATTTACTAAGAAATAGCCATCTTTATTTTTAGTAGATTCTTTTAGAAATATCAATTTTTCTTCTAACTGCTGAATATATTTTTCAAAATATCCTTTTATAAAATTATTCTTTAAATCTTCAAATAACCTCTCTACTCTTTTTGCTTCCCTTATATCAACAGAAAGTGGTAAATGGGCTATAAAATTTTTTCTTAAAAAATCAAATATTGATATACTTTCTACTAATAATATATTTTCTTCAAATGATTTTTCCCCGAGATTATAGTAATATTGTAGGCATTCTTCACCTTTTATACTTTCTTCTATGCAATGTTTTAAACCTGTTAAAAACTCTTTTGTTATTACTGATTTTGTATGCTTTTGAATATAGTTCTCTAATCTACTGAAAATTATATCTATCTTCTTATCTTTAAAAATTTCATAAATGCTCATGCCTACCTCCTTAATAATTTTTCTGCTTCTTCTTCCGTCATTGGTTTTGCAAGATAAAATCCTTGAATATAATCAGCATCCATTTCTTTTAACATATCATACTGCTCTTTTGTTTCTACTCCTTCTGCTACAGTTTTCATTCCAAATTTATCTGCAAGAGTTATAATCATTTCTACTATTATTCTTGTTTTTTCATCTTCTAACATCTTTCTTACAAAGGATATATCTATTTTTATAACATCTGCATTTAAATCTTTTAGATAAGAAAGTGATGAATATCCGGTTCCAAAATCATCTATGGATATTCTTATGTTTTTGCATTTTTTTAGTTCTTCTATAATCTGTTTTGATTGCTCCGGATTATCCATATATAATCTTTCGGTTATCTCTAAAACCATAGGAGCAGGTAAACCTTTTGCATGCTCCAATACTTCCTGTGCAAATGAAGGATTTTTAAAAGACCTTGCAGATATATTAACACTTATAGGTATATTCCATTTTTTTATCTTTTCAGAAACCTCTTTTAATGCCCATTTTTTAAATGAATTTAAATATTCAGATTGTTCAAGTAAATCTATAAAATCTTTAGGATAATATATTTTTCCATCTTCATCTTTTATTCTAACAAGTGATTCAAACCCTGCTATTTTGCCTGTTTTTGTATCAAAATATGGTTGATAATGGAATATAAATAAATCTTTTTCTACTGCTTTTTGAAGTACATTTTCTGCTTTAAATAGGGATTCTATTTTCTCTTCCATCTCTTTACTATGAAATCTTATAACATTTTCCCCTTCTTCTTTTGCATATTTTAATGCTATACTTGCACTTTCCATTATTTCTTTAAAATTTTTTCCATCGTCAGGATAAATTGATATACC from Venenivibrio stagnispumantis includes:
- a CDS encoding GGDEF domain-containing protein yields the protein MSIYEIFKDKKIDIIFSRLENYIQKHTKSVITKEFLTGLKHCIEESIKGEECLQYYYNLGEKSFEENILLVESISIFDFLRKNFIAHLPLSVDIREAKRVERLFEDLKNNFIKGYFEKYIQQLEEKLIFLKESTKNKDGYFLVNTYIQHLDYFIRFLRKLRGENNFELIEHFECSLSEWINFEAKSLVEEKRIIDVLLQYHIQFHDMAFLIYNYITQKDYQKAFFSLKDMEAISFWLLNELMYLNTIVVVKEYSTDPLTGVLTRRNLEPILLKHIEIANLTKTPISIIMVDIDHFKKINDTYGHIVGDIVLKEVANTLKSNIRKSDYIFRYGGEEFLILLPHTTKEEAINIAEKLRKEIKNNVIKYEDKEIKVTASFGVEEIKDTTKTIKDLLNQADINLYKAKTSGRDRVVG